The following proteins are co-located in the Vigna angularis cultivar LongXiaoDou No.4 chromosome 2, ASM1680809v1, whole genome shotgun sequence genome:
- the LOC108322445 gene encoding UDP-glycosyltransferase 73C6, whose amino-acid sequence MASQESQFHFVLFPLMSPGHLLPMTDLATILAQNNVIVTVVTTVHNASRLSETFSRASDSGLNLRLVPLEFPSHDAGFPEGCENFDMLPSMGMGLNFFLAANTMLHEPAEKVFEQLTPKPNCIISDVGLTYTADIATKFNVPRISFYGVSGFCLWWQQKLVTSKVFDTIATDSEYFSIPDIPDKVEITKAQTARPMHENWSEFVEKMAAAEAVTYGVVVNSFEELEQAYAGDFKKARNNKVWFVGPVSLRNRNDLDKAQRGNSNNTSSDAHSCMKWLDLQKPNSVIYVCLGSICNLTPLQLIELGMALEASKIPFIWVIRERNQTEELMKWIKESGFEERTKGVGLMLLGWSPQVLILSHPAIGGFMTHCGWNSTLEAISAGVPMLTWPLFGDQFFNERFVVNIIRIGVRVGVETPVLWGDEEKTEVLVKKEDVVRAIEKLMDEGSEREERRKRATGLAEMAKTAVEGGSSHFNVTQLIQDIMQQSHKN is encoded by the coding sequence ATGGCATCCCAAGAATCTCAGTTTCACTTCGTTCTGTTTCCTCTCATGTCCCCCGGCCACTTGCTCCCAATGACAGACCTAGCAACAATATTGGCACAGAATAACGTGATTGTTACTGTAGTCACCACCGTACATAACGCTTCTCGTTTATCAGAAACCTTTTCCCGTGCTTCCGACTCAGGCCTCAACCTCCGACTGGTTCCACTCGAATTTCCATCCCACGATGCTGGATTTCCAGAAGGGTGTGAGAATTTTGACATGCTGCCTTCTATGGGCATGGGTTTGAATTTCTTCCTTGCCGCAAACACCATGCTACACGAACCGGCTGAGAAAGTGTTTGAACAGTTGACACCGAAACCAAACTGCATAATCTCTGACGTGGGTTTAACATACACAGCCGACATCGCCACCAAATTCAACGTCCCCAGAATATCTTTCTACGGCGTTAGTGGTTTCTGTCTCTGGTGGCAGCAAAAGTTGGTCACTTCTAAAGTTTTTGATACCATAGCCACAGATTCAGAGTACTTTTCCATACCTGACATCCCTGACAAAGTTGAGATCACAAAAGCACAGACTGCAAGACCTATGCACGAAAACTGGAGCGAGTTTGTTGAAAAAATGGCCGCAGCTGAAGCGGTTACTTATGGGGTGGTCGTGAATTCTTTTGAGGAGTTGGAACAAGCATATGCAGGGGATTTCAAGAAGGCCAGAAACAATAAAGTGTGGTTTGTTGGGCCCGTTTCACTTAGAAACAGGAATGACTTGGATAAGGCTCAGAGAGGGAACAGCAACAACACATCAAGTGATGCTCATAGTTGCATGAAGTGGCTTGACttgcaaaaaccaaattcagTCATTTACGTGTGCCTTGGTAGCATATGCAATTTAACTCCGTTGCAGTTGATAGAGCTTGGTATGGCCTTAGAAGCATCCAAAATACCGTTCATTTGGGTCATCAGGGAAAGGAATCAAACAGAAGAGTTGATGAAGTGGATTAAGGAATCAGGGTTTGAGGAAAGGACCAAGGGGGTAGGTCTAATGCTACTGGGTTGGTCTCCTCAGGTACTAATACTATCACACCCTGCAATTGGAGGGTTCATGACACACTGCGGTTGGAACTCAACCCTAGAAGCAATATCCGCTGGCGTGCCAATGCTTACGTGGCCACTGTTTGGGGACCAATTCTTCAATGAGAGGTTTGTTGTGAACATTATAAGAATTGGTGTACGCGTTGGGGTGGAAACTCCGGTGCTCTGGGGTGATGAAGAGAAAACTGAGGTATTGGTGAAGAAGGAAGATGTAGTGAGGGCTATAGAGAAGTTAATGGATGAGGGAAGTGAAagggaagagagaagaaaaagggcCACAGGGCTTGCAGAGATGGCTAAGACAGCTGTAGAAGGAGGCTCCTCTCACTTCAATGTGACCCAGCTAATCCAAGACATCATGCAACAGTCCCACAAAAACTAA